In a genomic window of Myxococcus guangdongensis:
- the cls gene encoding cardiolipin synthase, whose translation MAWWLSWLEAVWPHLAAGLTVLVSVLASAHVVLHKRDVRAAVGWVGLVWLVPVLGAALYLVLGINRIRRRARSLSPRRGHGMFPPIRGVEAVVAEGVSRVKPEVAHLAPLARLGDAVMHRPLLPGNQVTVLESRTDAYPTMLEAIARARTSISLCSYIFDNDVAGRHFAGALGEAVRRGVQVRVLVDAVGARYTWPTILGRLSREGVTAARFLPSLMPYRLPFMNLRNHRKILVVDGRVGFTGGMNIREHFWPGAQAARDLHFRLEGPVVAQLQETFAEDWVFTTRERLTGDAWFPEQQAVGPVLARGVPDGPDEDFETLRTVLLGALSTARASVRIVTPYFLPDAALITALNVAALRGVRVDVVLPRKGNLPVVQWASTAQLWQVLADGCRVFLTEPPFDHTKLMVVDGEWGLIGSANWDPRSLRLNFELNVECYDAGLARRLDAVVDERLSRARPLTREQVDARPLPIRLRDGLARLLSPYL comes from the coding sequence ATGGCGTGGTGGCTGTCCTGGCTGGAGGCGGTGTGGCCGCACCTGGCCGCGGGGCTGACGGTGCTGGTGAGCGTGCTGGCCAGCGCGCACGTGGTGCTGCACAAGCGGGACGTCCGGGCGGCGGTGGGTTGGGTGGGGTTGGTGTGGCTGGTGCCGGTGCTGGGCGCGGCGCTGTACCTGGTGCTGGGCATCAACCGGATTCGTCGGCGCGCGCGCTCGCTGTCGCCCCGGCGTGGGCACGGGATGTTCCCGCCCATCCGAGGGGTGGAGGCGGTGGTGGCCGAGGGCGTGTCCCGGGTGAAGCCGGAGGTCGCGCACCTGGCGCCCCTGGCGCGGCTGGGAGACGCGGTGATGCACCGGCCGCTCCTGCCGGGCAACCAGGTGACGGTGCTCGAGTCCCGCACGGACGCGTACCCCACCATGCTGGAGGCGATTGCCCGGGCGCGCACGTCCATCTCGCTGTGCAGCTACATCTTCGACAACGACGTGGCGGGCCGGCACTTCGCGGGAGCGCTGGGCGAGGCGGTGCGGCGCGGGGTGCAGGTGCGGGTGCTGGTGGACGCGGTGGGCGCTCGCTACACGTGGCCGACGATTCTGGGGCGGCTCTCGCGCGAGGGGGTGACGGCCGCGCGCTTCTTGCCCTCGCTGATGCCGTACCGGCTGCCGTTCATGAACCTGCGCAACCACCGCAAGATATTGGTGGTGGATGGGCGGGTGGGCTTCACCGGGGGCATGAACATCCGCGAGCACTTCTGGCCGGGGGCGCAGGCCGCGAGGGATTTGCACTTCCGGCTGGAGGGCCCGGTGGTGGCGCAGCTGCAGGAGACCTTCGCCGAGGACTGGGTCTTCACCACGCGCGAGCGGCTGACGGGGGACGCGTGGTTCCCGGAGCAGCAGGCGGTGGGGCCGGTGCTGGCGCGGGGGGTGCCGGACGGACCGGACGAGGACTTCGAGACGCTGCGCACGGTGCTGCTCGGGGCACTGTCCACCGCGCGAGCGTCGGTGCGAATCGTCACGCCGTACTTCCTGCCGGACGCGGCGCTCATCACCGCGCTCAACGTGGCGGCGCTGCGCGGGGTGCGGGTGGACGTGGTGCTGCCGAGAAAGGGCAACCTGCCGGTGGTGCAGTGGGCGAGCACCGCGCAGCTGTGGCAGGTGCTGGCGGACGGGTGCCGGGTGTTCCTCACCGAGCCCCCGTTCGACCACACCAAGCTGATGGTGGTGGACGGCGAGTGGGGCCTCATCGGCTCGGCGAACTGGGACCCGCGCTCGCTGCGGCTCAACTTCGAGCTGAACGTGGAGTGCTACGACGCCGGGCTGGCCCGGCGCCTGGATGCGGTGGTGGACGAGCGGCTGTCGCGCGCGCGGCCCCTCACCCGTGAGCAGGTGGACGCGCGGCCCCTGCCCATCCGGTTGAGGGATGGGCTGGCCCGACTCCTGTCCCCGTATCTCTGA
- a CDS encoding SHOCT domain-containing protein, with translation MNAEASLSADRFLIPLLVLVGVAVSIWVIVQVLGTWRKHRKVREQGLPARAILLRSERTAMSSHQRPRYNHLLEVTLPDRPTYEVWVSDRFRDWNVRVFAPGLELDVRVDPTDAQRVAVMGPVVEQDLGQLAALLVGKPVSPPKDPVKSLADLQRLLGEGLITMDDFERKKAEILGRL, from the coding sequence ATGAACGCCGAAGCATCTCTGTCCGCAGACCGGTTCCTGATTCCCCTGCTCGTCCTGGTCGGCGTCGCGGTGAGCATCTGGGTCATCGTCCAGGTCCTCGGAACGTGGCGCAAGCACCGGAAGGTGCGCGAGCAGGGGCTACCGGCCCGGGCCATCCTGCTGCGCAGTGAGCGCACCGCGATGAGCAGCCACCAGCGCCCTCGATACAACCACCTGCTCGAGGTCACCCTGCCGGACCGCCCGACGTACGAGGTCTGGGTGTCGGACCGCTTCCGCGACTGGAACGTGCGGGTGTTCGCGCCAGGCCTGGAGCTGGACGTGAGGGTGGACCCCACTGACGCGCAGCGCGTCGCCGTCATGGGGCCCGTCGTGGAGCAGGACCTGGGTCAGCTCGCCGCGCTGCTGGTGGGCAAACCCGTCAGCCCTCCGAAGGACCCGGTGAAGTCCCTCGCGGACCTGCAGCGGTTGCTCGGCGAGGGGCTCATCACGATGGACGACTTCGAGCGCAAGAAGGCGGAGATCCTCGGGCGACTCTGA
- a CDS encoding M57 family metalloprotease, with amino-acid sequence MLKFRSMALLAGVTLLGSACGPESAETLAPKMTWEEFKAGAVQDPEGKWIFDMDQAVDSEEELRAYFDNNVVADQGKSQNGLAVYNSGGTAAGDIKWSSAQKGNLTYCISNTFGTTNKAKMVTAMNSATAAWEATASVNFTHSTTYDASCTASQTGVLFDVRPVNSGGQYLARAFFPNSGRSGRNVLVDNTAFGSISPWTLAGILRHELGHTLGFRHEHTRSSASGCYEDANWRALTSYDRSSVMHYPQCNGTQTGDLILTALDKQGARALYP; translated from the coding sequence ATGCTCAAGTTCCGCTCCATGGCGCTGTTGGCTGGTGTGACGCTCCTGGGTTCCGCGTGTGGTCCCGAGAGTGCCGAGACGCTGGCGCCGAAGATGACGTGGGAGGAGTTCAAGGCGGGCGCCGTGCAGGATCCGGAAGGCAAGTGGATCTTCGACATGGACCAGGCCGTGGACAGCGAGGAGGAGCTGCGCGCCTACTTCGACAACAACGTCGTCGCGGACCAGGGCAAGAGCCAGAACGGTCTGGCCGTGTACAACAGCGGCGGCACTGCGGCGGGCGACATCAAGTGGAGCTCCGCGCAGAAGGGCAACCTCACCTACTGCATCAGCAACACCTTCGGCACCACGAACAAGGCGAAGATGGTGACGGCGATGAACAGCGCGACGGCGGCCTGGGAGGCCACCGCCAGCGTGAACTTCACGCACAGCACCACCTATGACGCCAGCTGCACCGCGTCCCAGACGGGCGTGCTGTTCGACGTGCGTCCGGTGAACTCCGGTGGCCAGTACCTGGCGCGCGCGTTCTTCCCGAACTCGGGCCGCTCGGGCCGCAACGTGCTCGTGGACAACACGGCCTTCGGCAGCATCTCGCCCTGGACGCTGGCGGGCATCCTGCGCCACGAGCTGGGCCACACGCTGGGCTTCCGCCACGAGCACACCCGCTCCTCGGCCAGCGGCTGCTACGAGGACGCGAACTGGCGCGCGCTGACGTCCTACGACCGCTCCTCCGTCATGCACTACCCCCAGTGCAACGGCACGCAGACCGGCGACCTCATCCTCACCGCGCTGGACAAGCAGGGCGCCCGCGCGCTGTACCCGTGA
- a CDS encoding DNA topoisomerase 3 has product MRWEAMGQVPGEDRRGGEGAAARGAGRSSLLAVLAEKPAVARDIARVLGAQERGDGFLRGNGYVVTWAIGHLVGLAQPHEIRPDWKKWSRALLPMLPEGWPLVVSEQTRSQFDVVRRVLTSPEVGAVVCATDAGREGELIFRYIYEAAGCRKPVRRLWVSSLTERAIRDGFQKLKDGREYEPLAAAAMGRSRADWLVGMNLSRLYTLAHGGQGEMLSVGRVQTPTLAMVVEREWAIRNFVPRDYLEVVATFAPRSKDVAPGARYDGTWFRSGPDGKPVIPPGMEGVREARRLDADGVEAQAIIDRVKRGQATLESLEAEEKKMAPPLLYDLTELQRHANRLYGFSAQRTLEVAQALYEKHKLLSYPRTSSRHLSQTVADTLPEVVGTVRGPYEEDLAPGTGVRPLGRRYVDDGKVTDHHAIIPTPTSPHGLRLSSDEQRIYDLVCRRLLQAWHEDHVWRVTTVVTAVTSPGPKSAVPVVDRFLSTGTQVERIGWKVLDIGGGKKAPKPKSDARKGDEEAEPEDDSQSLPSGLARGQPQTVEDVEAVKKRTRPPPRFTDATLLTAMETAGRLLDEKELAEAMRETGLGTPATRASIIEVLLDREYLVRKGKMLEATEKGLHLIHVVHPDVKTPAMTGQWEAWLQRIERGEGQLDEFIQGIEKYVIEVVGQGPSGAVRTGVPGGRGGPVAHEGGSGGGVWGGGASRSGAEVQAPGWGGTMGAERHAETSFSRGSLSAGGDARRTATGSFTGAPRNEASRGGAFPDVAAEGGARRQERAGSPGGSTGLDGNFADANGSARSGRSSAPGGPTGLDGDFADANGSARSGRSSAPGGPTGLDGNFADANGSARNGRSSAPGGPMGLDGDFTDASGGARRSGRAGASGGPTGLDGDFTDAAAGRGSLRNASPAASASFGGGSSALESARHMGRGTSPGGDVEGGGAWRADATSSSRSSQGAGFSDAAVVSAPRRTSAQGSFTTGVSRGASSSRGGVSVSTASRPERVPRAPTPPDRLRPLLKEAFGFSDFRPYQEAVCRAATAGEDLLLVMPTGAGKSLCYQLPGLARAGTTIVVSPLIALMEDQVLRLQSLGFAADRIHSGRDRATSRQVCFDYLEGKLDFLFIAPERLGVPGFVEFLARRPPTLIAIDEAHCISQWGHDFRPDYRLLGARLPLLRPAPVVALTATATPDVQRDIVQQLGLLGAGGKARTFIHGFRRTNIAIEVRELNPGARGDAIHGLLQDEENRPAIVYAATRKHAEQLAELLAGDFPSAAYHAGLPPGDRDKVQAEFLGGSLEVIVATTAFGMGIDKADVRTVIHAALPASLEGYYQELGRAGRDGKPSRAVLLHSYIDRRTHEFFHKRDYPEAYVLERLFQSTAMEPEPKPSLQGRVRTDPEVFDKALEQLWIHGGVVMTPDETVRRGRPNWSAAYNAQRDRKLLHLEQMGRYAEAHGCRMKQLVSHFGDTQDSGEACGLCDVCSPESCATLRFAEPSASERHWLERILESLQERDGQATGRLHRELFGEALPRRDFERLVGGLVRAGLTRLEVDSFDKDGQVISFQRLSLTDEGRRTRVVDPQQVFLPLALEKASKKKRGKTTQRATKKRAGSSRGAAAGRQWKAAAPSGDFEQRSSWNASRTALSPESRIPVGRGTAEEPVARGARASRSRGVTQEEAPAGLVDALKAWRLAEARKRKVPAFRILTDRVLGAIAAARPENGAALMAVHGVGPALTERYGSQILSLVARKR; this is encoded by the coding sequence ATGAGGTGGGAAGCGATGGGCCAGGTGCCCGGCGAGGACAGGCGAGGTGGGGAGGGCGCGGCGGCGCGAGGCGCGGGGCGCTCGTCGCTGCTGGCGGTGCTGGCGGAGAAGCCGGCCGTGGCGCGGGACATCGCGCGGGTGCTGGGCGCGCAGGAGCGCGGTGACGGCTTCCTGCGTGGCAACGGTTATGTGGTGACGTGGGCCATCGGCCACTTGGTGGGCCTGGCGCAGCCGCACGAGATAAGGCCGGACTGGAAGAAGTGGAGCCGCGCGCTCCTGCCGATGCTGCCGGAGGGCTGGCCGCTGGTGGTCTCCGAGCAGACGCGCTCCCAGTTCGACGTGGTGCGCCGGGTGCTGACCTCGCCGGAGGTGGGCGCGGTGGTGTGCGCCACGGACGCGGGCCGCGAGGGCGAGCTCATCTTCCGCTACATCTACGAGGCGGCGGGGTGTCGCAAGCCGGTGCGGCGGCTGTGGGTGTCGTCGCTGACGGAGCGGGCCATCCGGGACGGCTTCCAGAAGCTGAAGGACGGGCGGGAGTACGAGCCGCTCGCGGCGGCGGCCATGGGGCGCAGCCGGGCGGACTGGTTGGTGGGGATGAACCTGTCGCGCCTGTACACGCTGGCGCATGGCGGGCAGGGGGAGATGTTGAGCGTGGGGCGGGTGCAGACGCCCACGCTGGCCATGGTGGTGGAGCGGGAGTGGGCCATCCGCAACTTCGTGCCCCGCGACTACCTGGAGGTGGTGGCCACCTTCGCGCCGCGGAGCAAGGACGTGGCGCCGGGCGCGCGGTACGACGGGACGTGGTTCCGCTCGGGGCCGGACGGCAAGCCGGTGATTCCTCCAGGGATGGAGGGCGTGCGCGAGGCGCGCCGGCTGGACGCGGACGGGGTGGAGGCGCAGGCCATCATCGACCGCGTGAAGCGGGGGCAGGCGACCCTCGAGTCACTGGAGGCGGAGGAGAAGAAGATGGCGCCTCCGCTGCTCTACGATTTGACGGAGCTGCAGCGCCACGCGAACCGGCTGTATGGCTTCAGCGCGCAGCGCACGTTGGAGGTGGCGCAGGCGCTCTACGAGAAGCACAAGCTCCTGAGCTATCCGCGCACGTCGAGCCGGCACCTGTCGCAGACGGTGGCGGACACGCTGCCGGAGGTGGTGGGCACGGTGCGCGGCCCCTACGAGGAGGACCTGGCACCGGGCACGGGTGTGCGTCCGTTGGGGCGGCGCTATGTGGACGATGGGAAGGTGACGGACCACCACGCCATCATCCCCACGCCCACGTCGCCGCACGGGTTGCGCCTGTCCTCGGACGAGCAGCGCATCTACGACCTGGTGTGCCGGCGCTTGTTGCAGGCGTGGCACGAGGACCACGTGTGGCGCGTCACCACGGTGGTGACGGCGGTGACGTCGCCCGGGCCGAAGAGCGCGGTGCCGGTGGTGGACCGCTTCCTGAGCACGGGCACGCAGGTGGAGCGCATCGGCTGGAAGGTGCTGGACATCGGCGGAGGCAAGAAGGCGCCGAAGCCGAAGTCGGACGCGCGCAAGGGGGACGAGGAGGCGGAGCCGGAGGACGATTCGCAGTCGCTGCCCTCGGGGCTGGCGCGGGGACAGCCGCAGACGGTGGAGGATGTGGAGGCGGTGAAGAAGCGCACGCGTCCGCCGCCGCGCTTCACCGACGCGACGCTGCTGACGGCGATGGAGACGGCGGGCCGGCTGCTGGATGAGAAGGAGCTGGCGGAGGCGATGCGCGAGACGGGGCTGGGGACGCCCGCCACGCGTGCGTCCATCATCGAGGTGCTGCTCGACCGCGAGTACCTGGTCCGCAAGGGCAAGATGCTGGAGGCGACGGAGAAGGGGCTGCACCTCATCCACGTGGTGCACCCGGACGTGAAGACGCCGGCGATGACGGGCCAGTGGGAGGCGTGGCTTCAGCGCATCGAGCGGGGCGAAGGCCAGCTCGACGAGTTCATCCAGGGCATCGAGAAGTACGTCATCGAGGTGGTGGGGCAGGGGCCCTCGGGAGCGGTGCGCACGGGTGTCCCGGGTGGGCGCGGCGGGCCGGTGGCTCATGAGGGCGGGTCGGGGGGCGGAGTCTGGGGCGGCGGAGCCTCGCGCTCGGGTGCCGAGGTGCAGGCTCCGGGGTGGGGCGGCACGATGGGGGCGGAGCGTCACGCCGAGACCTCGTTCTCACGGGGCTCGCTGTCCGCGGGCGGTGACGCGCGGCGTACCGCGACGGGTTCGTTCACCGGCGCACCGAGGAATGAGGCCTCACGCGGCGGCGCTTTCCCGGACGTGGCGGCGGAGGGTGGTGCCCGGCGGCAGGAACGCGCGGGTTCTCCCGGTGGCTCCACGGGGCTCGACGGCAACTTCGCGGACGCGAACGGTAGTGCTCGTAGCGGACGCTCCAGTGCACCTGGTGGCCCCACGGGGCTCGATGGCGACTTCGCGGACGCGAACGGTAGTGCTCGTAGCGGACGCTCCAGTGCACCTGGTGGCCCCACGGGGCTCGACGGCAACTTCGCGGACGCGAACGGTAGTGCTCGTAACGGACGCTCCAGTGCACCTGGTGGCCCCATGGGGCTCGATGGCGACTTCACGGACGCGAGTGGTGGCGCTCGTCGTAGCGGACGCGCCGGTGCATCTGGTGGCCCCACGGGGCTCGATGGCGACTTCACGGACGCGGCGGCGGGCCGAGGCTCTCTGCGCAATGCTTCGCCTGCGGCTTCCGCCTCGTTCGGCGGTGGCTCCTCGGCGCTCGAGTCAGCGCGTCACATGGGGCGAGGCACTTCGCCCGGCGGTGACGTCGAGGGCGGTGGCGCCTGGCGCGCGGATGCGACATCAAGCTCACGCTCCTCGCAGGGCGCCGGGTTCTCGGACGCGGCCGTGGTGTCGGCGCCTCGCCGGACGAGCGCGCAGGGCTCGTTCACCACGGGGGTGTCGCGTGGCGCCAGCTCCTCGCGAGGTGGCGTCTCTGTGTCGACGGCGAGCAGGCCAGAGCGTGTCCCTCGCGCGCCCACGCCGCCGGACCGGCTCCGACCGCTCCTGAAGGAGGCCTTCGGCTTCTCCGACTTCCGTCCGTACCAGGAGGCCGTGTGCCGCGCGGCCACGGCGGGCGAGGACCTGCTCCTCGTCATGCCCACGGGCGCGGGCAAGTCGCTCTGCTACCAGCTCCCCGGACTGGCGCGAGCGGGGACGACCATCGTCGTCAGTCCGCTCATCGCGCTGATGGAGGACCAGGTCCTGCGACTCCAGTCGCTCGGCTTCGCGGCGGACCGCATCCACTCCGGTCGCGACCGCGCCACCTCTCGGCAGGTGTGCTTCGACTATCTGGAGGGGAAGCTCGACTTCCTGTTCATCGCCCCGGAGCGACTCGGCGTGCCGGGCTTCGTGGAGTTCCTCGCGCGGCGCCCTCCCACGCTCATCGCCATCGACGAAGCGCACTGCATCTCGCAGTGGGGCCATGACTTCCGCCCCGACTACCGACTGCTCGGCGCACGGCTGCCCCTGCTGCGTCCCGCCCCCGTGGTGGCCCTCACCGCCACCGCCACGCCGGACGTGCAGCGGGACATCGTGCAGCAGCTCGGCCTCCTGGGCGCGGGCGGCAAGGCACGCACCTTCATCCATGGCTTCCGCCGCACCAACATCGCCATCGAGGTGCGAGAGCTGAACCCCGGCGCTCGCGGAGACGCCATCCACGGCCTGCTCCAGGACGAGGAGAACCGGCCCGCCATCGTCTACGCCGCCACGCGCAAGCACGCCGAGCAGCTCGCGGAGTTGCTCGCGGGGGACTTCCCCTCGGCCGCGTACCACGCGGGCCTCCCACCGGGAGACCGCGACAAGGTCCAGGCGGAGTTCCTCGGAGGCTCGCTGGAGGTCATCGTCGCCACCACGGCCTTCGGCATGGGCATCGACAAGGCGGATGTCCGCACCGTCATCCACGCCGCGCTGCCGGCCAGCCTGGAGGGCTACTACCAGGAGCTGGGGCGCGCGGGCCGCGATGGGAAGCCGTCGCGCGCCGTGCTGCTGCACTCGTACATCGACCGGCGCACGCACGAGTTCTTCCACAAGCGCGACTACCCCGAGGCGTACGTCCTGGAGCGCCTCTTCCAGTCCACGGCGATGGAGCCGGAGCCGAAGCCGTCGCTCCAGGGGCGCGTGCGCACGGACCCGGAGGTGTTCGACAAGGCACTGGAGCAGCTCTGGATTCACGGCGGCGTGGTGATGACGCCCGACGAGACGGTGCGGCGCGGACGCCCCAACTGGTCCGCGGCGTACAACGCCCAGCGCGACCGCAAGCTCCTGCACCTGGAGCAGATGGGGCGCTACGCGGAGGCCCACGGCTGCCGCATGAAGCAGCTGGTGTCGCACTTCGGTGACACCCAGGACTCCGGTGAGGCGTGTGGCCTGTGTGACGTGTGCTCGCCCGAGTCGTGCGCCACGCTGCGCTTCGCCGAGCCGTCGGCGTCCGAGCGCCACTGGCTCGAGCGCATCCTGGAGTCCCTCCAGGAGCGGGATGGGCAGGCCACCGGACGACTCCACCGGGAGCTGTTCGGAGAAGCGCTGCCCCGGCGTGACTTCGAGCGGCTGGTGGGGGGGCTCGTCCGCGCGGGGCTGACGCGACTGGAGGTCGACTCGTTCGACAAGGACGGGCAGGTCATCTCCTTCCAGCGCCTGTCGCTGACGGACGAGGGCCGGCGCACGCGCGTGGTGGACCCGCAGCAGGTCTTCCTCCCGCTGGCGCTGGAGAAGGCGTCCAAGAAGAAGCGCGGGAAGACGACCCAGCGCGCGACGAAGAAGCGCGCGGGCTCCAGCCGGGGCGCTGCCGCCGGCCGACAGTGGAAGGCCGCCGCTCCCTCGGGCGACTTCGAGCAGCGCTCCTCGTGGAATGCGTCGAGGACCGCGCTGTCCCCCGAGTCCCGCATCCCCGTCGGGCGAGGCACCGCCGAGGAGCCCGTGGCCCGGGGGGCTCGCGCCTCGCGCAGCCGCGGGGTGACGCAGGAGGAGGCACCCGCCGGGCTCGTGGATGCCCTGAAGGCGTGGCGGCTCGCGGAGGCGCGCAAGCGCAAGGTGCCCGCGTTCCGCATCCTCACGGACCGGGTGCTGGGCGCCATCGCCGCCGCGCGGCCGGAGAACGGCGCCGCGCTGATGGCCGTCCACGGCGTGGGGCCCGCGCTCACCGAGCGCTACGGCTCCCAGATTCTCTCGCTCGTCGCTCGCAAGCGCTGA
- a CDS encoding MBL fold metallo-hydrolase, protein MELGFETIGNATLICHDNGPVLVTDPWTHGAAYFGSWTLSHDIPEEQRDNIQRCQYAWLSHGHPDHLSPESLETLRELTILVPNHFGGRIRDDLREQGFNVHVLVDRVWTQLSPRIRVMCIPDMNQDAVLLVDVGGRLLVNLNDAGDRGWGRFVRGLVRRYDQSYLLALSGYGDADMINYFTEDGQRISPYAAAKTPVGRTIARQAEFYGARYFVPFSSMHKYQRADSIWASEYTTTLEDYSRGFESPTCTLMPAFVQVDFAQDDVRLIRPTERALTPVDPKQFGDDWGEMLDADESRMLREYFGAIEHLGSVLDFLRFRVGGQDHVIEFHRRRFRRGITFEAPRHSLMTAVRYRVFDDLLIGNFMKTTLHGDFGEGRLYPDFSPYVAKYADNGRARTRNELRTYFSEYRRRDPVGFLRGQVEAHCVRPLQTQSAELLRSFLPSDSQAFRTAKEAFWKVRRVLL, encoded by the coding sequence ATGGAACTCGGATTCGAGACAATCGGAAACGCCACACTCATCTGCCACGACAACGGACCGGTGCTGGTGACCGACCCGTGGACACACGGCGCCGCGTACTTCGGCAGTTGGACCTTGTCTCATGACATTCCCGAGGAGCAGCGGGACAACATCCAGCGCTGTCAGTACGCGTGGCTGTCCCACGGGCACCCGGACCACCTGAGCCCCGAGTCCCTGGAGACGCTGCGCGAGCTGACCATCCTGGTCCCCAACCACTTCGGAGGACGCATCCGCGATGACCTGCGCGAGCAGGGCTTCAACGTGCACGTGCTGGTGGACCGCGTGTGGACGCAGCTGTCGCCGCGCATCCGCGTCATGTGCATCCCCGACATGAACCAGGACGCGGTGCTGCTCGTCGACGTGGGCGGGCGGCTGCTCGTCAACCTCAACGACGCGGGAGACCGGGGCTGGGGCCGCTTCGTGCGCGGCCTGGTGCGCCGGTATGACCAGTCCTACCTGTTGGCCCTGTCCGGTTACGGCGACGCGGACATGATCAACTACTTCACCGAGGACGGGCAGCGAATCTCCCCCTACGCCGCGGCGAAGACGCCCGTGGGGCGCACCATCGCCCGGCAGGCGGAGTTCTACGGCGCGCGCTACTTCGTGCCCTTCAGCTCCATGCACAAGTACCAGCGCGCCGACAGCATCTGGGCCTCCGAGTACACCACCACGCTGGAGGACTACTCGCGCGGCTTCGAGTCCCCGACGTGCACGCTCATGCCCGCCTTCGTCCAGGTGGACTTCGCCCAGGACGACGTGCGCCTCATCCGCCCCACCGAGCGCGCGCTGACGCCCGTGGACCCGAAGCAGTTCGGCGACGACTGGGGCGAGATGCTCGACGCGGACGAGTCCCGCATGCTGCGCGAGTACTTCGGCGCCATCGAGCACCTGGGCTCGGTGCTGGACTTCCTGCGCTTCCGCGTGGGCGGCCAGGACCACGTCATCGAGTTCCACCGCCGCCGCTTCCGCCGGGGCATCACCTTCGAGGCCCCGCGCCACTCGCTGATGACGGCGGTGCGCTACCGCGTCTTCGATGACCTGCTCATCGGCAACTTCATGAAGACGACGCTGCACGGCGACTTCGGCGAGGGCCGGCTCTACCCCGACTTCAGCCCCTACGTGGCCAAGTACGCCGACAACGGCCGCGCGCGCACGCGCAACGAGCTGCGCACGTACTTCTCCGAGTACCGCCGCAGGGACCCGGTGGGCTTCCTGCGCGGCCAGGTGGAGGCGCACTGCGTGCGGCCGCTCCAGACGCAGTCGGCGGAGCTCTTGCGCTCGTTCCTGCCGTCGGACTCGCAGGCCTTCCGCACCGCCAAGGAGGCCTTCTGGAAGGTGCGCCGCGTGCTGCTGTAG
- a CDS encoding AAA family ATPase, translating to MTVARHGLEPRPSPRGEDVAERVAAIEVLSPREIDARLTDLGYRGQPEARRAASVLAYRHLRRIRRLHLEGLAPEPGMRENCLFLGPTGSGKTFLVELLFREILAVPTVLADATQFSETGYVGDDVNTLLSRLYEVADRDTEWAACGVICMDEFDKLATSRSDSRFAGQQTTKDVSGFGVQRSLLHLLSAARADFPPDFGFTSRMPPDSMEMACVTFIACGAFSGLRATAEGMARTERLGFGREPRREPEESIATAVTQEQLEQTTAFARYGFIPELIGRFNRLVSFTPLDAATLGDILQQNVLRAYEREFEQEGLRLHVEPAVREHVVAGALKRETGARGLRTTLAPLLEQAAYEHFGRPDAASTVRLVLDGDTVRSLTD from the coding sequence ATGACTGTCGCCCGCCATGGCCTGGAGCCTCGGCCCTCCCCCCGCGGCGAGGACGTCGCCGAGCGGGTCGCCGCCATCGAGGTCCTGTCCCCGCGCGAAATCGACGCGCGCCTCACGGACCTGGGCTACCGGGGCCAACCCGAGGCGCGCCGCGCCGCGTCCGTGCTGGCCTACCGTCACCTGCGCCGCATCCGCCGCCTCCACCTGGAGGGGCTCGCCCCCGAGCCGGGCATGCGCGAGAACTGCCTGTTCCTGGGACCCACCGGCTCCGGCAAGACGTTCCTCGTGGAGTTGCTCTTCCGCGAAATCCTCGCGGTCCCCACGGTGCTGGCGGACGCCACCCAGTTCTCCGAGACGGGCTACGTGGGTGACGACGTCAACACCCTGCTGTCGCGCCTGTACGAAGTGGCGGACCGCGACACCGAGTGGGCCGCGTGCGGCGTCATCTGCATGGACGAGTTCGACAAGCTCGCCACCAGCCGCTCCGACAGCCGCTTCGCCGGACAGCAGACGACGAAGGACGTCAGCGGCTTCGGCGTGCAGCGCAGCCTGTTGCACCTGCTCTCCGCGGCCCGCGCGGACTTCCCGCCCGACTTCGGCTTCACCAGCCGGATGCCGCCGGACTCGATGGAGATGGCGTGTGTCACCTTCATCGCCTGTGGCGCCTTCAGCGGCCTGCGCGCGACGGCGGAGGGGATGGCGCGCACCGAGCGGCTCGGCTTCGGCCGCGAGCCCCGCCGCGAGCCCGAGGAGTCCATCGCCACCGCCGTCACCCAGGAGCAGCTCGAGCAGACCACGGCCTTCGCCCGCTACGGCTTCATCCCGGAGCTCATCGGCCGCTTCAACCGGCTGGTCTCCTTCACCCCGCTGGACGCGGCCACGCTGGGCGACATCCTCCAGCAGAACGTGCTGCGCGCGTACGAGCGCGAGTTCGAGCAGGAGGGCCTGCGCCTGCACGTGGAGCCGGCCGTGCGTGAGCACGTGGTGGCCGGCGCGCTCAAGCGCGAGACGGGCGCGCGCGGCCTGCGCACCACGCTCGCGCCGCTGTTGGAGCAGGCGGCCTACGAGCACTTCGGACGTCCAGACGCGGCCTCCACCGTGCGCCTGGTGTTGGACGGCGACACGGTGCGCTCCCTCACGGATTAG
- a CDS encoding DUF5335 family protein — protein MAHTDHTREIPREGWADYLALLSNMEKEQPVRIEVEGMELGDQPLATGLQLVEISLEEKGSDRGVVEIIVGGPGGEITHRIQKPDHIYADESESGELECLDIESSEDNTKTLIYFGQATTAGARKMD, from the coding sequence ATGGCGCACACGGACCACACGCGAGAGATTCCCCGGGAGGGCTGGGCGGACTATCTGGCCCTGCTCAGCAACATGGAGAAGGAGCAGCCCGTCCGCATCGAGGTGGAGGGGATGGAGCTGGGAGACCAGCCGCTCGCCACGGGGCTGCAGTTGGTGGAGATCAGCCTGGAGGAGAAGGGCAGCGACCGGGGCGTGGTGGAAATCATCGTCGGAGGCCCCGGCGGCGAAATCACCCACCGCATCCAGAAGCCGGACCACATCTACGCGGACGAGAGCGAGAGCGGCGAACTGGAGTGCCTCGACATCGAGAGCAGCGAGGACAACACCAAGACGCTCATCTACTTCGGCCAGGCCACCACGGCCGGCGCGCGCAAGATGGACTGA